A genomic stretch from Thermonema lapsum includes:
- a CDS encoding SDR family oxidoreductase, producing MAKKKILITGATGFIGERLTQRLLQEGNEVRALCRSPKKARTLLPQETCIIEGDLDKAEALEKAMEGCEEVYHLAAYAKVWDKDPQAFYRVNVEGAERVARAALTCGVRRVVFTSTAGVLGPSPDGKAVDESQTPVVLSTEYERTKAEAERVMQRYVEQGLDVVIVNPTRVFGPGQLNESNAVTKLIALYRKGKFRFYPGSGHQSGNYVYVEDVVRGHLLAMEKGRKGERYILGGHNVSYRELFDKVAEVLGKRYAMIPLPLPLMMTVARFEQWKADTWGRPPLITPPFVRKYHYDWRVSIEKAQKELGYEITPLETAIAETLRWLEAAV from the coding sequence ATGGCTAAGAAAAAAATCTTGATAACCGGCGCTACCGGTTTTATTGGCGAACGTCTGACTCAGCGTCTTTTGCAAGAGGGCAATGAAGTGCGTGCCTTGTGTCGAAGCCCCAAAAAAGCTCGGACACTGCTACCACAGGAAACTTGTATCATAGAAGGAGATTTGGACAAGGCGGAGGCGCTTGAGAAGGCTATGGAGGGGTGCGAAGAGGTGTATCATCTGGCTGCTTATGCCAAAGTGTGGGACAAAGACCCGCAGGCATTCTACAGGGTAAATGTGGAAGGTGCCGAGCGGGTAGCCAGAGCAGCCCTTACCTGTGGAGTACGGAGAGTGGTCTTTACCTCTACAGCTGGTGTGTTGGGTCCTTCACCCGACGGAAAAGCCGTAGATGAATCACAAACCCCTGTGGTCCTTTCTACCGAGTATGAACGAACCAAAGCAGAAGCCGAACGAGTGATGCAGCGTTATGTGGAGCAAGGATTGGATGTGGTGATAGTCAATCCGACCCGTGTATTTGGTCCCGGACAACTCAACGAAAGCAATGCCGTTACTAAACTCATAGCTCTTTACCGCAAAGGCAAATTCCGCTTTTATCCGGGCTCTGGGCATCAGTCTGGCAATTATGTGTATGTAGAAGACGTGGTACGAGGGCATTTGCTTGCTATGGAAAAAGGACGTAAGGGGGAGCGCTACATTTTAGGAGGGCACAATGTGTCTTATCGTGAGTTATTCGACAAAGTAGCCGAAGTGTTGGGCAAGCGTTATGCTATGATTCCGCTTCCTTTGCCTTTGATGATGACGGTTGCCCGTTTTGAGCAATGGAAAGCCGACACCTGGGGGCGCCCTCCTTTGATTACCCCACCTTTCGTGCGGAAATACCACTACGACTGGCGGGTGAGCATAGAAAAAGCACAAAAGGAGCTGGGCTATGAAATAACACCCTTAGAGACAGCCATTGCCGAAACACTGCGCTGGCTGGAAGCAGCAGTGTAA
- a CDS encoding O-methyltransferase codes for MEFIPKEIQQYAEKHSSAEPQALYELNRQTHLKVLQPRMLSGHLQGRLLSMISHMIKPQLVIEIGTYTGYSALCLAEGLAEGGKVITIDINEELKSFAESFFRKAGMQERIQMLTGNARDIIPTLPEGIDLAFIDADKKSYRLYYDALLPKMRKGGFLLVDNVLWSGKVVEPLRSNDHATRSIMEFNDYVKQDERVEKVLLPIRDGIYLIRKK; via the coding sequence ATGGAATTCATACCTAAGGAGATTCAACAATACGCCGAAAAACACAGCTCTGCCGAACCGCAGGCACTCTACGAACTAAACCGGCAAACACACTTGAAAGTCCTTCAACCGCGCATGCTGTCAGGGCACTTGCAGGGGCGTTTGTTGAGCATGATTTCTCACATGATAAAGCCCCAACTGGTGATTGAAATAGGTACTTACACCGGCTACTCGGCGCTATGCCTTGCCGAAGGCTTGGCAGAGGGGGGCAAAGTCATCACCATAGACATCAACGAAGAGCTCAAGTCTTTTGCAGAGTCTTTTTTCCGGAAGGCAGGCATGCAGGAGCGTATCCAGATGCTCACCGGCAATGCAAGGGACATTATCCCTACCCTCCCTGAGGGCATCGACTTGGCATTTATCGATGCCGACAAAAAAAGCTACCGTCTTTATTATGACGCTCTGTTGCCCAAAATGCGCAAGGGTGGTTTTCTGCTTGTGGACAACGTGCTTTGGAGTGGCAAAGTGGTGGAACCTCTACGCAGCAACGACCATGCCACCCGCAGCATCATGGAATTCAACGACTACGTGAAGCAAGATGAACGGGTCGAGAAGGTATTGCTCCCTATTCGTGATGGCATTTACCTGATACGAAAAAAATAA
- a CDS encoding thiol-disulfide oxidoreductase DCC family protein, protein MDTPVTIKQQLAPLWQANKRLVLFDGVCNFCNGSVNFIIRHDKQRRYLFVPLQEPLGKTLLAAYQLPEDYLDSLILLSNDRAYSHSTAALRIGEGLGGWWKGLRLLRMIPAFLRDAVYKIIAKNRYRWFGKKESCMLPSADVRERFLLHPDDLKRFKYSASR, encoded by the coding sequence ATGGATACACCTGTTACGATAAAGCAACAGCTTGCCCCCCTATGGCAGGCAAACAAGCGCTTGGTACTCTTCGACGGAGTATGCAACTTCTGCAATGGCAGCGTCAATTTTATCATTCGCCACGACAAGCAAAGGCGCTATCTCTTTGTACCATTGCAGGAGCCTTTGGGCAAAACGCTATTGGCTGCCTACCAACTGCCAGAAGACTACCTCGACAGCCTGATATTGCTCAGCAATGACCGGGCATATTCTCACTCGACGGCTGCTTTGCGTATAGGCGAAGGCTTGGGCGGCTGGTGGAAAGGGCTGCGTCTCCTGCGCATGATTCCTGCCTTCTTGCGCGATGCTGTCTATAAAATCATAGCGAAGAACCGCTATCGCTGGTTTGGTAAAAAAGAAAGTTGCATGCTGCCCTCCGCCGACGTGCGGGAGCGCTTCTTGTTGCACCCCGATGACCTGAAGCGTTTTAAATATAGCGCTTCTCGTTAA
- a CDS encoding T9SS type B sorting domain-containing protein has product MKQLNTNIFRFLIFGFIFLSSYSVAHATHLRAGQITASQLSPNSLTYRITLIVYRDTRGVPADPQATLVIQPGGVSLTAPLLDEVPVAPLITRVRYVFTYTFPGAGTYRLGYREQFRNGCTVNMSNALETDLFVESQLVIQPFVGVNNSPILLAPPVDQAALGQKFLHNPAAYDPDGDSLSFKLVTPKRNFDTEVSNYRPLNNYLSAISESGGTPFYGIDPVTGTVTWDAPGGLANGSCVNIAIKVEEWRKVVNAQGQVSYVFLGYVVRDMQIVVTQTTNRRPLLQVPGDACVAATQESLNEVITATDPDGHSVQITATGQVFDSSFPAPRASFDGTTFQWAPSCEHIRAQPYQIVFKAQDNPPPSLGEPLVDIKVWNIKVVGPKPVNLQANVDNANDEITLTWDPYVCAAKAQKLIVWRKDGCSSGNPMNCDTGAPDGQGYVAIAELPPTATSYTDKRVKVGRRYSYRISAVFPPPAGGESYASDEVCVALAIDVPLFTKVDITNTDANNGSIEVNFIQPFQFPNGTPPSPFGYVVYRGEGLDGNANTPVFSLYNVNPADRSIISFIDNGLNTLDKSYHYRIAFFSNATDANSAVFVDSSDVASTVRLSLTPKSNCIDLRWDYNTPWSNALQNHDIFQSLNSAGSFNLLAQFMPTVTEYGFYTDTGAGQDNTTYFYYILTRGSYYNDDITNEYPSLSVPLVNRSQINSAQPDDQVPPCPPVLSVQAIDCATFDFTAGPPFSNQLQWSFNNGNGSGSGSCGETINGCEYEASNIAVFRIYYKPNTEASYGSPIAEVSGTQFSFTHGGLNSLAGCYVITAVDQSGNESAFSNEVCVDNCIQFKLPNVFTPNGDGFNDVFTPLEPLLFVESIEFEVVNRWGKRVFYSASDPAINWNGRYNPDGNSSGGSELPSGVYYYIAKVRFLRVDPKNSEQLFQGWIHLLR; this is encoded by the coding sequence ATGAAACAGCTCAATACAAACATCTTTCGTTTTCTCATCTTTGGGTTCATTTTTTTGAGCAGCTACAGCGTGGCACATGCCACCCACCTGCGCGCTGGACAAATTACTGCCTCACAGCTGAGCCCTAACTCGCTCACCTATCGCATCACCCTAATAGTGTATAGAGACACACGCGGCGTTCCTGCCGACCCCCAAGCCACTTTGGTGATTCAACCCGGCGGCGTGTCGCTGACGGCTCCACTTCTGGACGAAGTGCCAGTAGCGCCACTCATCACACGGGTGCGTTATGTGTTTACCTATACCTTTCCCGGAGCAGGTACCTATCGCTTAGGCTATCGCGAGCAGTTCCGAAACGGTTGTACAGTAAACATGAGTAACGCACTGGAAACGGATTTGTTCGTAGAGTCGCAACTGGTCATTCAGCCTTTTGTAGGGGTCAACAACAGCCCCATCCTCTTGGCACCTCCGGTAGACCAAGCCGCCTTGGGGCAAAAGTTCTTGCACAACCCGGCTGCCTATGACCCTGATGGCGATAGCCTTTCATTCAAGCTAGTAACACCCAAAAGAAATTTTGACACGGAAGTGTCTAATTACAGACCTTTAAATAACTACCTGAGTGCCATCTCCGAATCGGGCGGCACGCCGTTCTATGGCATCGACCCCGTGACTGGCACCGTCACATGGGATGCACCCGGCGGTCTTGCCAACGGCTCTTGTGTAAACATCGCCATTAAAGTGGAAGAGTGGCGTAAGGTGGTAAACGCTCAAGGGCAGGTGAGTTATGTATTTCTGGGCTATGTGGTGCGCGACATGCAGATAGTAGTAACCCAAACCACAAACCGTCGCCCGCTTTTGCAAGTCCCCGGCGACGCGTGCGTGGCAGCTACTCAAGAAAGCCTCAACGAAGTCATCACCGCTACTGACCCCGATGGACACAGCGTGCAAATCACAGCCACAGGACAAGTATTCGACAGCAGTTTTCCTGCCCCAAGAGCCTCTTTTGACGGCACCACCTTTCAGTGGGCGCCCTCCTGCGAGCATATCCGCGCACAACCCTATCAAATAGTATTCAAAGCTCAAGACAATCCTCCCCCCAGCTTGGGCGAACCACTTGTGGATATCAAAGTATGGAACATCAAAGTGGTAGGTCCCAAGCCGGTCAACCTGCAAGCCAATGTAGACAATGCCAACGATGAGATTACACTTACATGGGACCCCTATGTATGTGCAGCTAAAGCACAAAAATTGATTGTATGGCGCAAGGACGGATGCTCTTCGGGCAACCCCATGAATTGTGATACCGGCGCCCCCGACGGGCAGGGTTATGTAGCCATTGCCGAGCTGCCCCCTACCGCCACTTCTTATACCGATAAGCGCGTGAAGGTAGGACGTCGCTACAGCTATCGCATATCTGCTGTGTTTCCACCACCCGCAGGGGGCGAAAGTTATGCCTCTGATGAGGTATGTGTGGCTTTGGCTATCGACGTGCCTTTGTTCACCAAGGTAGATATTACCAATACCGATGCAAACAATGGCAGCATAGAAGTCAACTTCATACAGCCGTTTCAGTTTCCCAACGGCACCCCACCCTCGCCCTTTGGTTATGTGGTGTACCGGGGCGAAGGCTTGGATGGCAATGCAAACACACCGGTCTTTAGCCTGTACAATGTAAACCCAGCAGACCGTTCCATCATCAGTTTCATAGACAACGGTCTGAATACCTTGGATAAAAGCTATCACTACCGCATCGCTTTCTTTAGCAACGCCACCGATGCCAACAGCGCTGTTTTCGTCGATTCTTCGGACGTAGCCTCTACCGTGCGGCTCAGTTTAACCCCCAAAAGCAACTGCATCGACCTGCGTTGGGACTACAATACACCCTGGAGCAACGCCTTACAAAACCATGACATCTTCCAGAGTTTAAATTCTGCTGGCAGTTTTAATCTGTTGGCACAGTTCATGCCAACGGTTACAGAATACGGCTTTTACACAGACACCGGCGCTGGTCAAGACAATACCACTTACTTTTATTACATACTTACGCGTGGTTCTTATTACAACGACGACATTACAAACGAGTACCCTTCGTTGAGTGTGCCTTTGGTTAACCGTTCTCAAATAAACAGCGCTCAGCCCGATGACCAAGTGCCTCCGTGCCCGCCCGTTTTGAGTGTTCAAGCTATAGACTGCGCAACCTTCGATTTCACGGCGGGTCCACCTTTCAGCAATCAACTGCAATGGAGCTTTAACAATGGAAATGGAAGCGGTAGCGGCAGCTGTGGCGAAACCATCAATGGCTGTGAATATGAAGCCTCGAACATAGCTGTCTTCCGTATCTACTACAAACCCAACACAGAAGCCAGCTACGGCAGTCCTATAGCCGAAGTAAGCGGCACGCAGTTTAGCTTCACACATGGAGGCTTGAATTCACTGGCAGGCTGCTACGTAATCACAGCAGTGGACCAGTCGGGCAATGAAAGTGCATTCAGCAATGAAGTATGCGTGGACAACTGTATTCAGTTTAAACTTCCCAACGTATTCACGCCCAATGGCGATGGCTTCAATGACGTGTTCACCCCACTGGAGCCCTTGCTGTTTGTCGAAAGCATAGAGTTTGAGGTGGTTAACCGCTGGGGCAAACGCGTCTTTTATTCGGCTTCTGACCCGGCTATCAACTGGAACGGACGCTACAACCCGGACGGCAACAGTAGTGGCGGCAGTGAACTGCCTTCGGGCGTGTATTACTACATTGCTAAGGTGCGCTTTTTGCGTGTGGACCCCAAAAACTCGGAACAATTATTTCAAGGATGGATACACCTGTTACGATAA
- a CDS encoding succinate dehydrogenase cytochrome b subunit, with amino-acid sequence MSWIAETLTSSVGRKLIMALTGFFLILFIIVHLSGNLQLLLNDGGEQFNKYAHFMGHNPLIQTISILNFTFILLHVITSIILTRRNSEARPVKYYVSRMQNSSTWASRNMGLLGSIIFIFLVVHLANFWFKMKFGAVPMVEYDGAQYKNLFLVVKEAFQQEWIVALYVLSMVALGYHLSHGFMSAFRTFGLHHRKYNGFIKGLGIAFSIAVAIGYAIIPVIIYFRY; translated from the coding sequence ATGAGTTGGATAGCTGAAACACTCACGAGCTCGGTAGGGCGCAAGTTGATTATGGCGCTTACCGGCTTTTTTTTGATTCTCTTCATCATTGTGCATCTGTCGGGTAACCTACAGCTGCTCTTGAATGATGGCGGAGAACAGTTCAACAAGTATGCGCACTTCATGGGGCACAACCCCCTGATTCAAACAATCTCTATTTTAAACTTCACTTTCATTCTTCTGCACGTGATTACTTCCATCATCCTGACGCGTCGCAACAGCGAAGCGCGCCCGGTGAAGTATTATGTGTCGCGCATGCAAAACAGCAGCACTTGGGCATCACGCAACATGGGCTTGCTGGGCTCTATTATTTTCATCTTCTTGGTAGTGCACTTAGCCAATTTCTGGTTTAAAATGAAATTTGGTGCTGTGCCTATGGTAGAGTACGACGGAGCTCAGTACAAGAACTTGTTTTTGGTGGTGAAAGAAGCTTTCCAGCAAGAATGGATAGTTGCCCTTTACGTGCTTTCGATGGTTGCGTTGGGATATCACCTCTCTCATGGTTTCATGAGTGCCTTTCGCACTTTCGGGTTGCATCACCGTAAGTATAACGGTTTTATTAAAGGACTGGGCATTGCTTTCTCTATTGCCGTAGCCATTGGCTATGCCATCATTCCTGTTATCATCTATTTCAGATATTAA
- a CDS encoding fumarate reductase/succinate dehydrogenase flavoprotein subunit, translating into MKLDAKIPEGPLAEKWERHKFNIKLVNPANKRKYDIIVVGTGLAGASAAATLAELGYNVKAFCFQDSPRRAHSIAAQGGINAAKNYQGDGDSIFRLFYDTIKGGDYRSREANVYRLAQLSVNIIDQAVAQGVPFAREYGGLLANRSFGGAQVSRTFYAKGQTGQQLLLGAYSALMRQVAAGKVQMFPRTELLDVVVIDGKARGIVTRNLITGKIESHSAHAVVLATGGYGNVFYLSTNAMGSNGSAAWRAYKKGACFANPCFTQIHPTCIPVSGHYQSKLTLMSESLRNDGRVWVPKTVEDAEKIRRGELHPNDLPEDRRDYYLERKYPSFGNLVPRDVASRNAKYVCDEGRGVGSTGLAVFLDFRDAIKRDGRAVIEAKYGNLFDMYMRITGENPYEVPMKIYPAVHYTMGGLWVDYNLMTTIPGLYAIGECNFSDHGANRLGASALMQGLADGYFILPYTIGDYLAGMPYEKVPTTHPAFKDAEREVENRIKKLLSSNGKRTVDEFHRELGKIMWDYCGMSRNAEGLMKAREMVVKLREEFWSDLKMTGVNEEFNQTLEKALRVADFFELAELMIVDALHRNESCGGHFREEYQTPDGEALRNDEEYAYVAAWQYTGDGNEPVLHKEPLVFENVKLTQRSYK; encoded by the coding sequence ATAAAATTGGACGCCAAAATCCCCGAAGGACCCTTAGCCGAAAAGTGGGAAAGACACAAGTTTAATATTAAACTGGTAAATCCTGCCAATAAACGTAAGTACGATATCATTGTAGTGGGTACCGGGCTTGCGGGTGCTTCGGCTGCGGCTACTTTGGCAGAGTTAGGGTACAATGTAAAAGCATTCTGTTTTCAAGATAGTCCGCGCCGTGCTCACAGCATTGCAGCTCAAGGGGGTATCAATGCTGCCAAGAACTACCAAGGCGATGGCGACAGTATCTTCCGTTTGTTCTATGATACCATCAAAGGGGGAGACTACCGTTCCCGTGAAGCCAACGTGTATCGCTTGGCGCAGCTGAGTGTCAACATCATCGACCAAGCCGTAGCGCAAGGAGTGCCCTTCGCTCGTGAATATGGCGGTTTGCTTGCCAACCGCTCATTTGGTGGGGCTCAGGTGTCTCGTACTTTCTACGCCAAAGGACAAACCGGGCAGCAGCTGTTGTTGGGTGCCTACTCAGCCTTGATGCGTCAAGTCGCTGCCGGCAAAGTGCAGATGTTCCCTCGCACTGAGCTGCTGGATGTGGTTGTGATTGACGGCAAAGCCCGTGGCATCGTTACCCGTAACCTGATTACCGGCAAGATAGAGTCTCACTCGGCACATGCCGTAGTGTTGGCTACCGGTGGATACGGCAACGTATTTTACCTGTCAACCAATGCCATGGGGTCCAATGGCTCGGCAGCATGGCGTGCTTACAAGAAAGGCGCTTGTTTTGCAAACCCTTGCTTCACTCAAATTCACCCCACTTGTATTCCTGTTTCGGGGCACTACCAGTCGAAACTGACCCTCATGTCGGAGTCGTTGCGCAACGATGGACGTGTGTGGGTACCCAAGACGGTAGAAGATGCTGAAAAAATTCGTCGTGGAGAGCTGCATCCCAACGACCTGCCCGAAGACCGTCGCGATTACTATCTCGAACGCAAGTACCCCTCTTTTGGTAACTTGGTACCTCGCGACGTGGCTTCACGCAACGCCAAATATGTGTGCGATGAAGGTCGTGGTGTAGGTTCTACTGGTTTGGCGGTATTTCTGGATTTCCGTGATGCCATCAAGCGCGACGGCAGAGCTGTGATTGAAGCCAAATATGGCAACCTGTTCGATATGTACATGCGCATCACCGGGGAAAACCCCTACGAGGTGCCCATGAAAATATATCCTGCTGTGCACTATACGATGGGTGGCTTGTGGGTAGATTACAACTTGATGACCACCATTCCCGGTTTGTATGCCATTGGTGAGTGCAACTTCTCTGACCATGGTGCCAACCGTTTGGGTGCCAGTGCCTTGATGCAAGGTTTGGCAGATGGTTACTTCATCCTGCCCTATACTATTGGCGATTACTTGGCAGGCATGCCCTATGAAAAAGTGCCGACTACTCACCCCGCTTTCAAAGATGCCGAGCGTGAGGTGGAAAACCGCATTAAAAAGCTGCTGAGCAGCAACGGTAAGCGCACAGTGGACGAGTTCCATAGAGAGCTGGGCAAAATCATGTGGGATTACTGCGGCATGTCGCGTAATGCCGAAGGATTGATGAAAGCTCGTGAAATGGTAGTGAAGCTGCGCGAAGAGTTTTGGTCTGACTTGAAAATGACAGGAGTGAACGAAGAGTTCAACCAAACCTTGGAAAAAGCATTGCGCGTGGCTGACTTCTTCGAGTTGGCAGAGCTTATGATTGTCGATGCCTTGCATCGCAACGAGTCTTGCGGTGGTCATTTCCGTGAAGAATATCAAACACCCGATGGCGAAGCCTTGCGTAATGACGAAGAATATGCCTACGTGGCAGCATGGCAGTACACTGGCGACGGCAACGAGCCCGTCTTACATAAAGAACCTTTAGTGTTCGAAAACGTGAAGCTAACCCAAAGAAGTTACAAATAA
- a CDS encoding succinate dehydrogenase/fumarate reductase iron-sulfur subunit: MKLTLKIWRQKNANDKGRFVTYQVDDVSPDMSFLEMLDVLNESLIHKGEDPVAFDHDCREGICGMCSLYINGKPHGPEQTTTCQLHMRSFKDGDTIVIEPWRAKPFPVVKDLVVDRSAFDRIIQAGGYISVNTGSAQDANNIPIPKDKASEAFDAATCIGCGACVAACKNASAMLFVAAKVSHLALLPQGDPERAIRVSKMIAQMDAEGFGACTNTGACEAECPKGISVKNIARLNREYLRAKFIEEVDKPLEELAEEN; encoded by the coding sequence ATGAAATTGACTCTCAAAATATGGCGTCAAAAAAATGCAAACGATAAAGGGCGTTTCGTTACCTACCAGGTAGACGACGTGTCGCCCGACATGTCTTTCCTTGAAATGCTGGATGTGCTCAATGAAAGCCTCATCCACAAAGGGGAAGACCCCGTGGCTTTTGACCACGACTGTCGCGAGGGTATCTGTGGTATGTGTAGCCTTTACATCAACGGCAAACCCCACGGACCTGAGCAAACCACCACTTGCCAGTTACACATGCGCAGCTTCAAAGATGGCGATACCATTGTGATTGAGCCTTGGCGTGCCAAGCCCTTCCCGGTAGTAAAAGATTTGGTGGTGGACCGCAGTGCTTTTGACCGCATCATTCAAGCCGGCGGCTATATTTCTGTGAATACGGGCTCAGCACAAGATGCCAATAATATTCCAATCCCCAAAGACAAAGCCAGCGAGGCTTTCGATGCAGCTACTTGCATTGGCTGTGGCGCTTGTGTGGCAGCTTGCAAGAACGCATCGGCTATGCTGTTTGTGGCTGCCAAAGTATCTCACTTGGCATTACTGCCCCAAGGCGACCCCGAACGTGCCATCCGGGTATCGAAAATGATAGCCCAAATGGATGCCGAAGGCTTTGGGGCTTGCACCAACACCGGTGCTTGTGAGGCGGAGTGCCCCAAAGGTATTTCGGTGAAAAACATCGCCCGCCTCAATCGCGAATATTTGCGTGCGAAGTTTATCGAAGAGGTAGATAAGCCTCTCGAAGAGTTGGCAGAAGAAAACTAA
- a CDS encoding DnaJ C-terminal domain-containing protein, producing the protein MEFIDYYQVLGVDRNASTDDIKKAYRKLARKYHPDVNPDNPEAEAKFKQINEAYEVLSDPEKRKKYDQFGAQWKHADQFNQQYGGQGGGYYTYTNFGDADFGEYSDFSDFFKTIFGDMFAGGGARRRTRMSMKGEDVRVTLTLPLVETLSTHKRVIEFNGKKLRITVPAGIKDGQSIRIKEQGGAGVNGGPNGDLYITFHITPDPRFRVEGEDLYMTHEVDLYTLILGGETEIDTLYGRVKAKIKPETQNNTKIRLKGKGLPKYKHEEQKGDLYVTLQARLPQGLSKEEKDLFSQLAELRKQKA; encoded by the coding sequence ATGGAATTTATCGACTATTATCAAGTGCTAGGAGTGGACAGAAACGCCTCAACCGATGATATAAAAAAGGCTTATCGCAAGCTGGCGCGCAAGTATCACCCAGATGTAAACCCGGACAACCCAGAAGCCGAAGCTAAATTCAAGCAAATCAATGAGGCGTATGAAGTCTTGAGTGACCCTGAAAAGCGTAAAAAATATGACCAATTTGGGGCACAGTGGAAACACGCCGACCAGTTTAATCAACAATATGGAGGGCAAGGCGGCGGATATTATACTTATACCAACTTCGGGGATGCCGATTTTGGGGAATATTCCGATTTCTCGGACTTCTTCAAAACCATCTTTGGAGACATGTTTGCTGGCGGGGGGGCGCGCCGGCGTACGCGCATGTCCATGAAAGGCGAAGATGTGCGCGTGACGCTTACCCTTCCCCTGGTTGAGACACTTAGCACCCACAAGCGTGTCATAGAATTCAATGGAAAAAAACTGCGCATTACTGTGCCCGCAGGTATTAAAGATGGACAAAGCATTCGTATTAAAGAGCAAGGGGGCGCAGGTGTGAACGGCGGACCCAACGGCGACTTGTACATTACCTTCCACATCACGCCCGACCCGCGTTTTCGTGTAGAGGGCGAAGATTTGTACATGACCCATGAAGTCGATTTATACACTTTAATATTAGGTGGCGAAACAGAAATAGACACCCTGTACGGGCGGGTGAAGGCTAAAATAAAACCAGAAACCCAGAACAATACCAAAATCAGATTGAAAGGGAAGGGGCTGCCCAAATACAAGCATGAAGAACAAAAAGGCGACTTGTATGTAACGCTTCAAGCCCGCTTGCCACAGGGGCTAAGCAAAGAAGAAAAAGACTTATTCAGCCAATTGGCTGAGTTAAGAAAACAAAAAGCATAA
- a CDS encoding chaperone modulator CbpM codes for MARIHIQRIIEYYEVPASLWQELVDFGLIPLIHTEEGDFVEDDMLAHVERVLRLALDFGVNKEGIEIICHMREELSRVRRELLSLRQRAYLPRDNNGQLLFEAN; via the coding sequence ATGGCAAGAATACACATTCAACGCATCATAGAATATTATGAAGTACCGGCTTCTTTATGGCAGGAGCTGGTGGACTTTGGCTTGATACCTCTGATACATACAGAAGAAGGGGATTTTGTGGAAGATGATATGTTGGCGCATGTAGAGCGTGTACTACGCTTGGCGCTTGATTTCGGAGTGAATAAAGAAGGCATAGAAATTATTTGCCATATGCGTGAAGAATTGAGTCGTGTGCGGCGTGAACTGCTTAGTTTAAGGCAGCGTGCCTACCTACCTCGCGATAACAACGGACAACTGCTGTTTGAAGCGAACTGA
- a CDS encoding AOC03_06830 family ribosome hibernation factor — protein MTTVSNKQLNKVLKELIQVREFPCVTITLPTHRTHPENAKDPVLLKDLMKEAKVRLLQEADKKAAEEIYSKLETLATQIDHQYNTEGLALFVSPSVSEYLRLPVSPEARTVIDGSFEIRDILRALHKTDYYYAMVLSKSKVRLFAGIGKQIEEVSEGGFPLEPTFSEKKIIDNGNAHEVENKLKEFFNRADKLFWEIYKNNKSGHLILFGDTKNIGYYKEVADHPQLIIGSVEGSYDAAQAHELAEKAQATVEQFLAERRKEMLGELEKAFKEKLAASGINEVYRTAQEGRGRLLFVEEGYQQAAKIEDNRLFFDVDPKAPGVIDDLVDDIVETVLQFGGQVVFVPDGTLEKYDRIAMILRY, from the coding sequence ATGACCACTGTAAGCAACAAACAACTCAACAAGGTGTTGAAGGAACTCATACAAGTGAGAGAGTTTCCGTGTGTTACCATCACCTTGCCTACACACCGCACCCATCCCGAGAATGCCAAAGACCCCGTTTTGCTCAAAGACCTTATGAAAGAGGCAAAAGTTCGCCTTTTACAAGAGGCAGATAAAAAAGCAGCAGAAGAAATATACAGCAAACTGGAGACTTTGGCTACTCAAATCGACCACCAATACAACACCGAAGGATTGGCATTGTTTGTCAGTCCTTCAGTAAGCGAATATTTGCGGCTACCCGTAAGCCCCGAAGCACGCACCGTAATAGATGGTTCTTTTGAAATACGCGACATTTTACGCGCACTACATAAAACAGACTACTACTATGCGATGGTTCTCAGCAAATCGAAGGTGCGTCTATTCGCTGGTATTGGCAAGCAAATAGAAGAGGTAAGCGAAGGCGGCTTCCCGTTGGAACCCACTTTCAGTGAGAAAAAAATCATTGACAATGGCAATGCACATGAAGTAGAAAACAAACTCAAAGAGTTCTTCAACCGCGCAGACAAGCTATTTTGGGAAATCTATAAAAACAACAAAAGTGGACATTTGATACTTTTTGGTGATACCAAAAACATAGGCTACTATAAAGAAGTTGCCGACCATCCGCAGCTCATTATTGGCAGCGTAGAGGGCAGCTACGATGCTGCCCAAGCCCATGAGTTAGCAGAAAAAGCACAAGCCACCGTAGAGCAATTTTTGGCAGAACGCCGCAAAGAGATGCTCGGAGAACTGGAGAAGGCATTTAAAGAAAAGTTAGCTGCTTCCGGCATCAATGAAGTGTATCGTACTGCCCAAGAAGGGCGCGGACGCCTGCTCTTTGTAGAAGAAGGTTATCAACAAGCTGCCAAGATAGAAGATAACCGTTTGTTCTTCGATGTCGACCCTAAAGCACCAGGGGTTATCGACGACTTAGTAGATGATATCGTGGAAACCGTATTGCAATTTGGTGGTCAGGTAGTGTTTGTGCCAGATGGCACACTCGAAAAGTATGACCGCATAGCCATGATACTCAGATATTAA